In the genome of Myroides phaeus, one region contains:
- a CDS encoding FixH family protein has protein sequence MKFNFGTGIVIAMGLFMVFILQYVIRVQVNPKFDNELVTENYYQQEIEVDGRHDREVAALKLSRPVGIEVSSEGVVVSFPKEFDYKKITGKIFLYRPSNQKLDFDIPISLSSSNLLIPNTNLVDGRWDIAIEWNYEGSDYRNINKLTVK, from the coding sequence ATGAAATTTAATTTTGGAACAGGAATTGTAATTGCTATGGGATTATTCATGGTGTTTATATTACAGTATGTTATAAGAGTTCAAGTTAATCCGAAATTTGATAATGAGTTGGTTACTGAGAACTATTATCAACAAGAAATAGAAGTTGATGGAAGACACGATAGAGAAGTTGCGGCTTTGAAATTATCTCGTCCAGTTGGAATAGAAGTATCATCAGAAGGTGTTGTTGTTTCTTTTCCTAAAGAATTTGATTATAAAAAAATTACCGGTAAAATATTCCTATATAGACCGTCTAACCAGAAATTAGACTTTGATATTCCTATATCTTTGTCTTCTTCCAATTTGCTCATACCTAACACAAATTTGGTAGACGGTCGTTGGGATATTGCTATCGAATGGAATTATGAGGGTTCTGATTATAGAAACATAAATAAGTTAACAGTTAAATAG
- a CDS encoding sulfite exporter TauE/SafE family protein, with protein sequence MITALIFGLVSSLHCIGMCGPIAMMLPVSKNNQSKKAMQIFTYHLGRISAYSILGLVFGLFGKGFYIAGLQQQMSIVVGVLMILFVLIPQNKLGSLNFLKPIYKLTSKLKKALGAQFKKQDIKSLYMIGFFNGFLPCGMVYVALFGALATQNIVLGMLYMALFGVGTIPLMSSVVYVRDLFSTKVRNAIMKYYPLIIVLFGMLFILRGLGLDIPFISPDNLNLFVRGEANC encoded by the coding sequence GTGATTACTGCACTTATTTTTGGGTTAGTCAGCAGTCTACATTGTATTGGTATGTGTGGACCAATTGCTATGATGTTACCCGTTTCTAAGAACAATCAATCTAAAAAGGCTATGCAGATATTCACCTATCACTTAGGTAGGATATCTGCATATTCTATTTTAGGACTTGTCTTTGGACTTTTTGGTAAAGGATTTTACATTGCTGGACTTCAACAGCAAATGTCAATTGTAGTTGGTGTTTTAATGATTTTATTCGTTTTGATACCACAGAATAAACTGGGGAGTTTAAATTTTTTAAAGCCGATCTATAAGCTTACAAGTAAATTAAAGAAAGCACTTGGTGCTCAATTTAAAAAGCAAGATATTAAGTCTTTATATATGATTGGATTTTTTAATGGCTTTTTACCTTGCGGAATGGTATACGTTGCTCTTTTTGGAGCATTAGCTACGCAGAATATTGTTTTAGGTATGCTTTATATGGCATTATTTGGTGTAGGTACAATTCCGTTAATGAGTTCGGTAGTTTATGTTAGAGATTTATTCTCTACGAAGGTTAGAAATGCTATAATGAAGTACTACCCGTTGATTATTGTCCTTTTTGGTATGCTATTTATATTAAGAGGTTTGGGATTAGATATTCCATTTATATCTCCTGATAACTTAAATTTATTTGTTAGAGGAGAAGCAAATTGTTAG
- a CDS encoding WbqC family protein, producing MNNILIHPTYFASVSHYVAMLQADSVMFEVEDNFQKQTNRNRMYIYSANGIQMLNIPVKHSDDTHKKFKDTRIEHAFGWQKQHFKSLEAAYRTSPYFEYFEDDIRAIFEGKHDFMLDLNLQIHEVVNSCLGISIPFEKTIEFEKELTEDISDFRSLVNGKKDTNSFESYVQVFDEKHGFLNNLSILDLLFNEGRHAVDYLKRQELIIK from the coding sequence ATGAATAACATTCTTATTCATCCTACTTACTTTGCGTCTGTTAGCCATTATGTAGCTATGTTACAAGCTGACAGTGTAATGTTTGAAGTAGAAGATAATTTTCAGAAACAAACGAACAGAAATAGAATGTATATCTATAGTGCTAATGGAATTCAAATGTTGAATATTCCGGTTAAGCACAGCGATGATACACATAAGAAATTTAAAGACACAAGAATCGAGCATGCTTTTGGATGGCAAAAACAGCATTTTAAGAGCTTAGAAGCTGCGTATAGAACTTCTCCTTACTTTGAGTACTTTGAAGACGATATACGTGCTATTTTCGAAGGAAAACATGACTTTATGTTAGACTTAAATCTACAAATACATGAAGTTGTTAATTCTTGTTTAGGTATTTCTATTCCTTTTGAAAAAACAATTGAGTTTGAAAAAGAATTGACTGAAGATATATCTGATTTTAGATCATTAGTTAATGGTAAAAAAGACACTAATTCTTTTGAAAGTTATGTCCAAGTTTTTGATGAGAAACACGGATTCTTAAATAACTTGAGTATTTTGGATTTATTGTTCAACGAAGGAAGACATGCTGTTGATTATTTAAAACGTCAAGAGCTAATTATAAAGTAA
- the lepB gene encoding signal peptidase I: MTMTQWFLFFLLVQVIHFLGTWKLYVKAGRKSWEAIVPVYNAIVLMGIINRPKWWVILLFIPIVNLIMFPVVWVEILRSFGKNKAIDTVLGVVTLGLYIFYINYATDAKYVENRSTKAESNSGETVSSILFAVVVATIIHTYVIQPYTIPTSSLEKTLLVGDFLFVSKFHYGARTPMTTVALPMVHDTIPGTKLNSYLKKPHLPYFRLPGFQKVQHNDIVVFNWPTDTVYQFNDPLRRPAVDKPIDKKTNYVKRAVGLPGENLSIKDGDVYINGEKMKLNDRAKLQFTYTVKTDGSSIDFNSLIKRLDLREGASYYNNDPTTIILGAVTDEAAEVLRSVTGVVSVQKGLPKDYQDQITPIVSKMLFPHNQVGWNEENLGPIHIPAEGETVTLTQENLPFYQRAISVYEHNKLEVKNGQIYINDVATDKYTFQQNYYFMMGDNRNRSEDSRYWGYVPEDHIVGKPVFVWMSLDQAIPWGQAIDKIRWDRLFTTVNGNGKQVSYFPYFLVIVFGLVGYNTYKKRKEKKNSKF; this comes from the coding sequence ATGACAATGACGCAATGGTTTCTATTTTTCCTACTTGTTCAAGTAATTCATTTTCTTGGAACTTGGAAATTATATGTGAAAGCAGGTAGAAAAAGTTGGGAAGCAATAGTACCTGTTTACAATGCAATTGTATTAATGGGTATCATTAACAGACCTAAATGGTGGGTTATCCTACTTTTTATTCCGATTGTAAACTTGATTATGTTCCCAGTAGTATGGGTTGAAATATTGAGAAGTTTTGGTAAAAACAAAGCTATTGACACTGTGCTTGGTGTTGTAACTTTAGGCCTTTATATCTTCTATATTAACTATGCTACGGATGCTAAATACGTTGAAAACAGAAGTACAAAAGCAGAAAGTAACTCAGGAGAGACTGTAAGCTCTATCCTATTTGCTGTTGTTGTTGCTACGATTATCCATACGTATGTAATACAACCTTATACAATTCCAACGTCATCATTAGAAAAAACGTTATTGGTAGGTGACTTCTTATTTGTGAGTAAGTTTCACTATGGTGCAAGAACACCTATGACAACAGTAGCTTTACCAATGGTACACGATACTATTCCTGGTACTAAGCTTAACTCATACTTAAAGAAACCTCATTTACCTTATTTTAGATTACCTGGTTTCCAAAAGGTACAACACAATGATATAGTTGTATTCAACTGGCCTACAGATACCGTATATCAGTTTAACGATCCATTACGCCGTCCTGCTGTTGATAAACCTATCGATAAAAAGACGAATTACGTTAAAAGAGCAGTTGGTCTTCCTGGTGAAAACTTATCTATTAAAGATGGAGATGTTTACATCAATGGAGAAAAAATGAAATTGAATGACCGTGCTAAATTACAGTTTACATATACGGTAAAAACAGATGGTTCATCAATCGATTTTAACTCACTTATCAAACGTTTAGATTTACGTGAAGGAGCAAGTTACTACAACAATGACCCTACAACTATTATACTTGGGGCAGTTACTGATGAGGCAGCTGAAGTTCTAAGATCTGTAACTGGTGTGGTTAGTGTTCAAAAAGGACTACCTAAAGATTACCAAGATCAAATCACTCCTATTGTGTCTAAAATGTTGTTCCCTCACAATCAAGTTGGTTGGAACGAAGAAAACTTAGGTCCTATTCATATTCCTGCAGAAGGTGAAACTGTAACATTAACACAAGAGAATTTACCATTCTACCAACGTGCTATTTCAGTATATGAACACAATAAATTGGAGGTTAAAAATGGTCAAATCTATATTAATGACGTAGCTACTGATAAATATACTTTCCAACAAAACTATTACTTTATGATGGGAGATAATAGAAATAGATCTGAAGATAGTAGATATTGGGGGTATGTACCAGAAGACCATATTGTAGGTAAACCTGTATTTGTTTGGATGAGTTTAGATCAAGCTATTCCATGGGGACAAGCAATCGATAAAATCAGATGGGACAGATTGTTTACAACAGTTAATGGTAATGGAAAACAAGTTTCTTACTTCCCTTACTTCTTAGTTATTGTATTTGGTCTTGTAGGTTACAACACTTACAAAAAGAGAAAAGAAAAAAAGAATTCTAAATTTTAA
- the dapB gene encoding 4-hydroxy-tetrahydrodipicolinate reductase, with the protein MKIALLGYGKMGKIIERIAIERGHTIVLKKHSNDAYTGLEQADVAIDFSVPTAAVENITTCLNHQVPVISGTTGWLEHYQEMVDLCQQKEGAFLYGSNFSVGVNVFFELNNYLAKMMSNLKEYNVSMEEIHHTQKLDAPSGTAISLANGIIENSGYEKWTLNDAKANEIHIDAIREDAVPGTHSVFYDSEIDQIEIKHTAHSREGFALGAVIAAEWIQNKKGVFSMKDVLNLKK; encoded by the coding sequence ATGAAAATTGCATTATTAGGTTACGGGAAAATGGGTAAAATCATTGAACGTATCGCTATAGAAAGAGGTCATACTATTGTATTAAAAAAACATAGTAATGATGCTTACACAGGACTTGAACAGGCTGATGTTGCTATTGACTTTAGTGTACCAACTGCAGCTGTTGAAAATATAACGACTTGTTTAAATCATCAAGTACCTGTTATTTCGGGTACTACAGGTTGGTTAGAACATTACCAAGAAATGGTTGATTTGTGTCAACAAAAAGAAGGAGCTTTCCTTTATGGTTCTAACTTCAGCGTTGGAGTTAATGTCTTTTTTGAACTAAATAATTATTTGGCAAAAATGATGAGTAACCTAAAGGAATACAATGTATCAATGGAAGAAATTCACCATACTCAAAAGTTGGATGCTCCGAGTGGTACTGCTATTTCTTTAGCTAATGGAATCATAGAAAACTCAGGCTATGAAAAGTGGACTTTAAACGACGCTAAAGCAAATGAGATTCATATTGACGCTATTAGAGAAGATGCTGTTCCTGGAACTCATAGTGTTTTCTACGACTCAGAAATTGACCAAATAGAGATAAAACACACGGCACATAGTCGTGAAGGATTTGCTTTAGGAGCTGTAATTGCTGCAGAGTGGATTCAAAATAAAAAAGGAGTTTTTTCGATGAAGGACGTTCTTAATTTGAAAAAATAA
- a CDS encoding DUF5683 domain-containing protein gives MRSNLLILMFLFTVFCNPTFAQNKKEKNKSVPSISNIEEKPMDPLAPARAAFFASVVPGLGQINNGKYWKLPLVYAGIGVPTYFWIDNQRQYTRYRNEYKNRLQGIHNVDDPTFGGLDNDRLLEAQKFYRRNRDLSVVITVGFYILSIVDANVDAHLMQFNVNENLTIKPAFEYNQIETPNQFQYAINVQYRF, from the coding sequence GTGAGAAGTAATCTTTTAATCTTGATGTTTCTCTTCACTGTATTCTGTAACCCCACATTTGCACAGAATAAAAAAGAGAAAAATAAATCTGTTCCTTCAATTAGTAATATTGAAGAAAAACCAATGGATCCATTAGCGCCAGCTCGTGCTGCATTCTTTGCGTCTGTTGTTCCTGGATTAGGACAGATTAACAATGGTAAATACTGGAAATTACCATTGGTTTATGCCGGAATTGGTGTACCTACTTATTTTTGGATTGATAACCAAAGACAATATACTCGCTATAGAAACGAATATAAAAACAGATTACAAGGTATTCACAATGTTGACGATCCTACTTTTGGTGGCTTAGACAACGACCGTTTGTTAGAGGCTCAAAAGTTCTATAGACGTAACCGTGATTTGTCTGTTGTAATCACTGTTGGTTTTTATATTTTAAGTATTGTTGATGCCAATGTTGATGCGCATTTAATGCAGTTTAACGTCAATGAAAACTTGACTATTAAACCTGCTTTTGAATACAATCAGATTGAAACTCCTAATCAATTCCAATACGCTATTAACGTTCAATATCGTTTTTAA
- a CDS encoding ParB/RepB/Spo0J family partition protein, whose protein sequence is MAKAIKKQALGRGLSALLKDPENDIKSIEDTNADKVIGNIIELDVDSIEINPFQPRTNFNEESLSELATSIHELGVIQPITVRKTNYNKYQLISGERRLRASKLVGLQTIPAYIRIANDNESLTMALVENIQRHDLDPIEIALSYQRLMDEIDLTQEQVSERVGKKRSTIANYLRLLRLDPIIQTGIRDGFITMGHGRAIINIEDLDAQTDIYHKIITENLSVRETEAIVKNYQLSLKGILTPEVPKTTNEFKIPENYTRSFGQFFGTKVDIKASANGKGKISIPFHSEEDLNRIIKLLEN, encoded by the coding sequence ATGGCAAAGGCGATTAAAAAACAAGCTTTAGGACGAGGTCTATCGGCTCTTTTAAAAGATCCTGAAAATGATATCAAGTCGATAGAAGATACTAATGCTGATAAAGTTATTGGAAATATTATTGAATTAGACGTTGATTCTATTGAAATTAACCCTTTTCAACCAAGAACTAATTTCAATGAGGAATCTCTTAGTGAATTAGCAACAAGTATTCACGAGCTTGGGGTAATTCAACCTATTACTGTTAGAAAAACTAACTATAATAAATATCAATTAATTTCAGGGGAACGCAGATTACGTGCTTCTAAATTAGTTGGTCTTCAAACTATTCCTGCGTATATCCGAATTGCAAACGATAATGAGTCGTTGACTATGGCATTGGTTGAAAACATCCAACGTCACGATTTAGACCCTATCGAAATTGCACTTTCTTATCAACGCTTAATGGACGAAATTGATCTTACACAAGAACAAGTTAGTGAACGTGTTGGTAAAAAAAGATCAACTATTGCAAATTACTTGAGATTGTTACGCCTTGACCCAATTATTCAAACGGGAATTAGAGATGGTTTCATCACAATGGGACACGGTCGTGCAATTATAAACATTGAGGATCTTGACGCTCAAACAGATATCTACCACAAAATTATTACAGAGAATTTGTCTGTAAGAGAAACGGAAGCTATCGTTAAGAATTATCAATTGTCGCTGAAAGGTATTCTTACTCCTGAAGTGCCAAAAACAACAAACGAATTTAAAATTCCAGAAAACTATACAAGATCTTTTGGTCAGTTTTTCGGAACTAAAGTAGACATAAAGGCTTCTGCTAATGGTAAAGGTAAAATATCAATTCCTTTCCACTCTGAAGAAGATCTAAATCGTATTATCAAACTTTTAGAAAATTAG
- a CDS encoding ParA family protein: MGKIIAIANQKGGVGKTTTSVNLAASLGALEKKVLLIDADPQANTTSGLGVDVDAVEIGTYEILEHSYTPEEAIVDCTAPNVSLIPAHIDLVAIEIELVDKPNREYMLKQALQSIKEQYDYIIIDCAPSLGLLTLNALTAADSVIIPIQCEYFALEGLGKLLNTIKSVQKIHNANLDIEGLLLTMYDSRLRLSNQVVEEVQKHFNDMVFDTIIQRNVKLSEAPSFGESIINYDATSRGATNYINLAEEVIRKNS, translated from the coding sequence ATGGGTAAAATCATTGCTATTGCTAATCAAAAAGGTGGTGTTGGAAAAACAACTACATCTGTCAATCTTGCAGCTTCTTTAGGAGCACTTGAGAAAAAAGTCTTATTAATAGACGCAGATCCTCAGGCTAATACAACTTCTGGCTTAGGTGTAGATGTAGATGCAGTTGAAATTGGAACGTATGAAATATTAGAGCACAGCTATACTCCAGAAGAGGCTATTGTAGACTGTACAGCACCTAATGTAAGCTTGATTCCAGCGCACATTGATTTAGTTGCGATTGAAATAGAATTGGTTGACAAACCAAATCGTGAGTATATGCTTAAACAAGCATTACAATCTATAAAGGAACAATATGATTATATTATAATCGATTGTGCTCCTTCTTTAGGGCTATTAACTTTAAACGCACTTACAGCTGCGGATTCTGTTATTATTCCAATTCAATGTGAGTATTTTGCATTGGAAGGTTTAGGTAAACTATTAAACACAATTAAAAGTGTTCAAAAAATACACAACGCTAATTTAGACATCGAAGGATTGTTACTGACTATGTATGATTCTCGTTTACGATTGTCTAATCAAGTTGTAGAAGAAGTACAAAAACACTTCAACGATATGGTGTTTGACACTATTATTCAACGAAATGTAAAACTGAGTGAAGCTCCAAGTTTTGGAGAAAGTATCATAAACTATGACGCTACGAGTAGAGGAGCTACCAATTATATAAACTTGGCAGAAGAGGTTATTCGTAAAAATAGTTAA
- a CDS encoding SDR family oxidoreductase has product MSFTGKMLQDGALNDKVIVVTGGGSGLGKSMTKYFLELGAKVAITSRDLEKLQNTAKELEEETKGTCLPIACDVRHYDQVENMLQTVVDKFGKVDVLLNNAAGNFISPTERLSSNAFDTIIDIVLKGTKNCTLAFGKHWIEKGEKNKVVLNITTTYAWTGSGYVVPSATAKAGVLAMTRSLAVEWAKYGIRSNAIAPGPFPTKGAWDRLLPGDLKDKFDVTKKVPLRRVGEHQELANLAAYLVSDFSSYVNGEVITIDGGEWLQGAGEFNMLEKIPSEMWDMLEAMTKKK; this is encoded by the coding sequence ATGAGTTTCACAGGAAAGATGCTTCAAGATGGAGCTTTAAACGATAAAGTAATTGTAGTTACAGGAGGAGGAAGTGGCTTAGGAAAGTCTATGACTAAATACTTCTTAGAATTGGGGGCAAAAGTAGCCATCACATCAAGAGATTTAGAGAAACTACAAAATACTGCTAAGGAATTAGAAGAAGAAACAAAAGGTACTTGTTTACCTATTGCTTGTGACGTTCGTCATTATGACCAAGTAGAAAATATGTTACAAACGGTAGTGGATAAATTTGGTAAAGTAGATGTTTTATTAAACAATGCTGCTGGAAACTTCATCTCTCCTACTGAGCGTTTATCTTCTAACGCTTTTGATACAATTATCGATATTGTATTGAAAGGAACGAAAAACTGTACATTAGCTTTTGGTAAACATTGGATTGAAAAAGGCGAAAAAAACAAGGTGGTTTTAAACATTACAACTACTTATGCTTGGACAGGTTCTGGTTATGTAGTTCCATCGGCAACTGCAAAAGCAGGGGTACTTGCAATGACGCGTAGTTTAGCTGTAGAATGGGCTAAATATGGTATCCGTTCTAACGCTATTGCTCCAGGTCCATTCCCTACAAAAGGAGCTTGGGACAGATTACTTCCTGGTGATTTAAAAGATAAATTTGACGTTACTAAAAAAGTGCCATTGCGCCGTGTTGGAGAACACCAAGAATTGGCAAACTTAGCAGCTTATTTAGTATCTGACTTCTCGTCATACGTTAATGGTGAGGTTATTACGATTGACGGAGGAGAATGGCTACAAGGCGCTGGAGAGTTCAATATGCTTGAAAAAATTCCTTCTGAAATGTGGGATATGCTTGAAGCAATGACTAAAAAGAAATAA